A window of the Oryza brachyantha chromosome 5, ObraRS2, whole genome shotgun sequence genome harbors these coding sequences:
- the LOC102712258 gene encoding syntaxin-71, which yields MSVIDILTRVDSICKKYDKYDVDRLNGANVAGEDPFARLYGSVDAEISECVEKAEAAKQEKNRATVVALNAEIRRTKAKLLEEDLPKLQRLALKKVKGLTKEELATRSDLVAALPDRIQSIPDGSSSAKKNGTWGASGSRTGGAIKFDTSDGNFDDEYFKGTDESNQFRREYEMRKIKQDEGLDVISEGLGTLKAMAADMNEELDRQVPLMDEMDEKVDRANTDLKNTNVRLKETVLQLRSSRNFCIDIILLCVILGIAAYLYNVLKK from the exons ATGAGCGTGATCGACATCCTCACGCGGGTGGACTCCATCTGCAAGAAGTACGACAAGTACGACGTCGACAGGCTCAACGGCGCcaacgtcgccggcgaggacccATTCGCCCGCCTCTACGGCTCCGTCGACGCCGAGATCAGCGAATGCGTCGAG aaagcggaggcggcgaagcAGGAGAAGAACCGCGCCACGGTGGTCGCGCTCAACGCGGAGATCCGGCGAACCAAGGCGAAGCTCCTCGAGGAGGACCTGCCCAAGCTGCAGCGCCTCGCGCTGAAGAAG GTCAAAGGGCTCACAAAAGAGGAGCTTGCAACCCGTAGTGATCTGGTTGCCGCCTTACCTGATAGAATACAATCAATACCTGATGGTAGTTCTAGTGCAAAGAAAAATGGGACTTGGGGTGCCTCAGGATCCCGTACTGGTGGAGCCATTAAGTTTGACACTTCTG ATGGCAACTTTGATGATGAGTACTTTAAGGGGACAGACGAATCAAATCAGTTCCGCCGGGAATATGAGATGCGCAAAATAAAACAG GATGAAGGTTTGGATGTTATCAGTGAAGGGCTGGGAACTCTGAAAGCCATGGCTGCTGATATGAATGAG GAATTGGATAGGCAAGTTCCATTGATGGATGAAATGGACGAGAAG GTGGATAGAGCCAACACAGATTTGAAGAATACCAACGTGAGACTAAAAGAGACTGTTCTTCAG CTGAGATCCAGTCGTAACTTTTGCATCGATATCATCCTGCTCTGTGTTATACTTGGTATTGCTGCCTATCTTTACAA TGTGCTAAAAAAGTGA
- the LOC102700716 gene encoding histone chaperone ASF1B-like produces MSAVNITNVAVLDNPTAFLNPFQFEISYECLIPLDDDLEWKLIYVGSAEDENYDQQLESVLVGPVNVGTYRFVLQADPPDPSKIREEDIIGVTVLLLTCSYMGQEFMRVGYYVNNDYDDEQLREEPPAKLLIDRVQRNILADKPRVTKFPINFHPEPSTSAGQQQQEPQTTSPENHTGDDGSKPSADQ; encoded by the exons atgagcgCGGTGAACATAACCAACGTGGCGGTGCTGGACAACCCCACCGCCTTCCTCAACCCCTTCCAGTTCGAGATCTCCTACGAGTGCCTCATCCCCCTCGACGACG ATCTGGAATGGAAGCTTATATATGTTGGATCTGCTGAAGATGAAAATTATGACCAACAATTAGAGAGTGTGCTTGTTGGCCCTGTCAATGTTGGGACCTACCGTTTTGTACTCCAG GCTGACCCACCGGATCCCTCAAAGATTCGTGAAGAAGACATAATCGGTGTTACTGTGCTGCTATTGACATGTTCCTACATGGGACAAGAGTTCATGAGGGTAGGTTACTATGTGAACAATGATTATGATGATGAGCAACTGAGAGAAGAGCCTCCAGCAAAGCTTCTAATAGACAGGGTGCAGAGGAACATTCTGGCTGACAAGCCCCGTGTCACCAAGTTCCCAATCAACTTCCATCCTGAACCCAGTACGAGTGcagggcagcagcagcaggagccaCAGACAACTTCGCCGGAAAACCACACAGGCGATGATGGAAGTAAGCCCAGTGCTGATCAATGA